Proteins encoded in a region of the Carassius auratus strain Wakin chromosome 21, ASM336829v1, whole genome shotgun sequence genome:
- the LOC113039090 gene encoding potassium voltage-gated channel subfamily E member 4-like, which produces MELARNASALSSQQTNRIALSGGSDRNAYLYIVIVLSFYGVFLTAIMLGYLRTKRREKRRTNAFTRLLHEEEQREWGASQKKHSFSLPAFPALRSTPLPFMLSTGRALDGGRVLAPLACALCSVEQSSVSSLSSVTDVRFTIEEESDSGGHEDPKKTDLDHKSDGQNLRETL; this is translated from the coding sequence ATGGAGTTGGCGCGCAACGCCTCCGCGCTTTCGTCGCAGCAGACCAACCGAATTGCCTTGTCCGGCGGAAGCGACAGGAACGCGTATCTGTACATCGTCATCGTGTTGTCTTTCTACGGAGTCTTCCTCACTGCGATTATGCTCGGTTACCTGCGCACCAAACGGCGCGAGAAGAGGCGCACGAACGCGTTCACCCGGCTTCTGCACGAGGAGGAGCAGCGCGAGTGGGGCGCGAGCCAGAAGAAGCACAGCTTCAGCCTCCCCGCGTTTCCCGCACTGCGCTCCACGCCGTTGCCGTTCATGCTGAGCACTGGCCGCGCGCTGGACGGCGGGAGGGTCCTCGCGCCTCTGGCGTGCGCGCTGTGCTCGGTGGAGCAGAGCAGCGTGAGCTCCCTCAGCTCCGTCACCGATGTGCGCTTCACTATCGAAGAGGAGTCTGACAGCGGCGGACACGAGGATCCGAAGAAAACCGACTTGGACCACAAAAGTGACGGACAAAACCTCAGAGAAACGCTCTGA